One window from the genome of Amaranthus tricolor cultivar Red isolate AtriRed21 chromosome 9, ASM2621246v1, whole genome shotgun sequence encodes:
- the LOC130823698 gene encoding bidirectional sugar transporter SWEET4-like, which translates to MVKADIIRSALGIIGNVTSFLLFASPAPTIRRILKNKSVEEFKYHTIVAGLINCAMWVFYSMPFVHPHSILVTTINSIGFFMYIIYNIIYLLYSDNKKRKHIVLYYLGEILLMAMLICITMLVFYTHATRTRFVGIFCDVFGIILYGSPLTIMYKVIKTKSVKFMPLSLSLAGFANGVIWSAYALIRFDIYILIGNGVGAILGAIQLILYAWYYKSTSKDEVNETQLQSSRTSTIVNITAV; encoded by the exons ATGGTGAAAGCAGACATTATTCGTAGTGCTCTAGGAATTATTG GCAATGTCACTTCATTTTTGTTGTTCGCCTCCCCTGC GCCTACAATTAGGAGAATCCTAAAGAACAAGTCTGTTGAAGAATTCAAATATCATACAATTGTGGCTGGTTTAATCAACTGCGCTATGTGGGTGTTTTACTCTATGCCGTTTGTTCATCCACATAGCATTCTGGTCACCACTATCAACAGTATTGgcttttttatgtatataatcTACAACATCATATACTTGCTTTACTCTGACAACAAGAAAAGG aAGCATATTGTTTTGTATTATCTTGGTGAAATTTTGCTTATGGCTATGTTGATATGCATAACAATGCTAGTATTCTACACTCATGCAACAAGGACTAGGTTTGTTGGGATCTTTTGTGACGTGTTTGGAATTATCCTCTATGGCTCTCCTCTTACTATTATG TACAAAGTAATAAAAACTAAGAGCGTCAAATTCATGCCACTATCACTTTCCTTGGCTGGTTTTGCAAATGGAGTCATATGGAGTGCATACGCCTTAATCAGATTTGATATCTACATTTTG ATTGGCAATGGAGTAGGAGCCATTCTTGGGGCGATCCAACTTATTTTGTACGCTTGGTACTACAAATCTACATCAAAGGATGAAGTTAATGAAACCCAACTACAATCCTCAAGAACCTCAACCATTGTTAATATCACTGCAGTTTAG